Genomic segment of Bradysia coprophila strain Holo2 chromosome X unlocalized genomic scaffold, BU_Bcop_v1 contig_117, whole genome shotgun sequence:
AAGAGAGGCGAACGGCGAAAGAATGTGTGTGCATTTCCgggcgaaatttttttgttttttagtgTTGACTAATTAGAAGCATTGTGATGCCCTCGCCGGGTTAAACGCCTTGCCATTGTTTATTGAAGGCGTCgacacgcagatcgccattttattagatatgtACAATGGATTCATCTACTATGAAGTTTATATGGAAAGCTGACGTTATCTGtaaaagtttacagccttcgATTCATTTATACTTAAAAttaatcccaacaaaaatctcttcgagaaaagtgtgacgcagtctttgaaatacaatttctaaaatgaatgatatcgctagagttgccgctttcagcttcgttacgcaaaaattaaattttacacccaattagttcaaacaagctggcttagtttttctcatcatctgccaaataatttttaccaaaaaaaaatttgaaacaaccaaaattttaccaaaaaaatctgcgtcgcaaagtggcaaatgttcagcaagaccagcaagaaaatttatctgccggatgcgacgcagatttttttggtaaaattttggttgtttcaaatttttttttttgtaaaaattatttggcagatgatgagaaaaactaagccagcttgtttgaactaattgggtgtaaaatttaatttttgcgtaacgaagctgaaagcggcaactctagcgatatcattcattttagaaattgtatttcaaagactgcgtcacacttttctcgaagagatttttgttgggatatcagtcgttttagaagtgcaatcaacactgctttttataacagtttacagttttaattcaaaaattttacgaaattcgaaaatttgacgaaatttgacgaaatttgacgaaattcgaaaatttgacgaaatttaacgaaattcgaaaatttgacgaaatttggaaatttgacaaaattccaaaatttgacaaaatttgacgaaattcgaaaatttgacgaaattccaaaatttgacaaaatttgacgaaattcgaaaatttgacgaaattcgaaaatttgacgaaatttgacgaaattcgaaaatttgacgaaatttgacgaaattcgaaaatttgacgaaatttgacgaaattcgaaaatttgacgaaaatcgaaaatttgacgaaattcgaaaatttgacgaaatttgaaaatttgacgaaatttgaaaatttgacgaaattcgaaaatttgacgaaatttgaaaatttgacgaaatttgaaaatttgacgaaatttgaaaatttgacgaaattcgaaaatttgacgaaattcgaaaatttgacgaaattcgaaaatttgacgaaaatcgaaaatttgacgaaaatcgaaaattcaagaaatacctctaaaaacataattgacccacccatatttccaactttcgacatttttcacatatgccaatgtgttctactcgtaaaactctgagactttgccgaagaaagtaaatctctcataagccaaaaaatattagtcctttcatcctacgctcgagtagctcaaaatttggtcactctgaccactctagctcaaccaaatctgcaccaatttttataattatttttttgttcgattcgtgtggcgaatacctttcatttgatgggtcacacgcccctgcaggtttcaatacagctgagctacagctgaaaacgcgttcccgaccctcgaaaaccacactcagaaaccacttcgaggccaataaaacaaaattctggtttttcctggggtagtggcgtatcacattttcatttttatgcccaccctgaggttcctgcaaaatttcatggagattggctgactagtttccgagatcgaccgtcgatagatagacagatagacagatagacagatagacagatagacagatagaaacatacagagtaagttgaaagattttgattgtttggaaaacgttaatttggtgcattttctatcaaaatgaccaacttcaaaacgatgtatctccggcaattttaaagttacatagtcgagtgatagctcgttttgctagtatttgaagcgcgaataagatagaataggatttgtggtgatacaggccaaaggaaagaaacttaaattctcgcctatatatagttgccgcgtctcaaaaaattttcttcgttcttttttggaagttagactgcgtcaagtcctccgctatcgctccggacatgatattcagtaataaacgaaataatcaaattaaaagtACTGCGACCAGTAAACAAACTTTATCTTCCCTACACGAtgtggttgaacaaagtctaattaaaagtgtGATGCAAAGGAATTTTTTCTCcgaattattattagtaatgaTCTCCTGATCATTTTAGGCCTAAAGAATGGACACGGCATGCTCAACATTCGCCACTGCAACACCTTTAGTTTTCCTCTAAATCTAACTTTTAGTCCTCCTTCTGGACGCAGAACGTGACTTTAAGACCAATGGTATAGCATTTCAGAATCAGGGAGCCAGTCCAACTAAAACATACTATACCGCCTTTCCGGaagagtcgaaaaaatttttgttgcggCCTAATGATGTGTAAAGTTGATAAAAACATGCCTATATTGTCAGTAGCATGGCATGCGTGGTATCGTTGGGAAGCTAGTGACATCAGCTACccgacacacaaacaaaaacagaaaagaatgtttgatccagatctgttaaaatggcataaactttcactttcaatttatctcaaaaaccgcccgccaacttttttctttctttaggcCTAAAATGATCAGGAGATCATTACCAATAgtaattaagcaaaaaaattactttgcattacacttttatttagactttgttcaaccacaccgtgccTAATTAATATCGATCGTGTGCAGCTAATCGTGACCGATCGAATGATACATACCACTAATGCCGAAGGTTTCATAAtgtaattcaaaaatattgagaGCACACGACGTGAACGCTCTTCATTAATTTATGGATACACCACACTCATTTGTTATCTTTCTCACAGATGTCGCTCTAATTTGTATTTGATgacgtaatttttgtgtttggaTGGATTTATTTACTTTGTTTTCATTCACCTAGCCGTTTTAAGAGCGTAATTTTGCGTATgtgttttgattttcaatgCAAGTTTTATTCGCATTTGTGTGAGTATTACATTTACGCTCTTGGAACCGTCTACGGATCCATtcgattcattcattcattgtgACTGtttgaaagaagaaagaaatgtTGTGAAATAACAGATTCTCAATagtttttctaaataaaaaaaaattgtttttttgattatattctgtgaattttatcgaaaataaattatctcAATATATTGTAATCGAAATGGAGAAAGAACATCGTCGCATAATTCTAGACAATATATCCGAATTGATTAAATTAACCAACTATGAATTGCTCATGAGAAAATGTCTCGATCGCAAAATTATGTTTCCAATAATGAAATCAGAGATTGAGGTAAATTTCGACAAAAACTTAATGGATTGATGGTATAACGCTAAGTCGTCGATAaatgttttcagaaattgcaGATTGGACCAGAAACAAAGCATAAAATGCTGTTCGAGAAAATTACTCATCGAGGTCCGAAAGCGTTTCAAGGACTAGTCGAAATATGCAGAGGCAATTTCGTCGAGGCTGCCCATTTACTGCAACGTAAATCGTCGCGTATCCCCTTGCCCAGTTTCGATAATAATGATgatgacgacgacgacgacgggACCATCAGTATTCGAGGGAAAAGACGCGAAGGCGAAGAAAAGAAAGACAAAAGAAAAGGTCGCGATAAACAGAATGACGCACAATTATCGCCCGTTGCAAAGCCACCACCGAACGTTGATATAACCGATAAGTCGGTTAGCCGTGCGGACGCTGAAAGGAATGTGAAATTGGAATTATTTACGGGTGAAGTGCAGCCAACGAAATTAGCTATTAGCGTCACCAAGTCAAAGAAGTACCATACGCACAAAACGTTGGCCACCTACGACATGAGATCACGCCACCGAGGCGTATTTTTCTTAGTCAATATTATCAATTTCCATAACAAGGAGCCGAGAAACGGCGCTTCCGTCGATCGAGACAACTTAATTACGCTGTTTCGGGGCATGGAATTTAGCATATTTTACAACGAAGACATTACCAGTGGGGTAAGCATTTCGGTGGagagtgaaaataaaattgctttcAGAACATTTGTGCCTGCACATGAtgaaacttttgatttttattggcTTTGTGACATATGAGCGGTGATAGTGTGTCTTTGTGGAGCTAATATAATGGCATGGCCTCCATCTCTTTGTGGCTGTTGCCTTCAAAtctaaatttaagttttcagCTGTTCGAAGTGAAAACTCGCgctatttttcattgtttcattTCAAGTGCAGTccgaatgttttgttttggcgttttttttaatgtaaatattgGATGGCATTGTGATGACatgatttttgtttgctttggCTGTTTCTAGGAATTTCACATCCTGGTGGATGAACTGATATCCTCGCCATATTTGAAACAGACTGATAGCTTGGTGTTCGCTGTCCTAACGCATGGTGAATTCCAGAAGGGCAAGCAATTCATCGAATTCACAGACGGTAGCCTGACAACCGTTCAAGACATTctcgaaaaattcaacaacatCAACTGCAAGAATATGGTGGGAAAGccgaaaatctttttatttccCATGTGTAGGTGAGTTATCCCGACCGCGAAACATACTGTAATATTGCTCAAGTGCAcggaaaacgaaatttatagAGGCAACGTCTCTGACACAGGAACGGGCCACAGGAGTGCGAAAAGCAAAAAGACTGAAACGGACACCATCAGCATATCGGAACAGATGAATATCGGAACGTATACGGACATAAAAGTGTGCTACGCAACTGTTCCGGGATTTGAGACGCATCGCGATCCGGACACCGGTTCGTGGTACGTGCAGACATTCTGTGAGGTGTTCGCCGAATATGCGCACGAATTCCATTTGGacgatttgttgaaaatgattGGCGATAGAACGAGTCGTATTCGAACGGACAAAGGTGAGCTTCAGACTTCTAGTACGGAAGAGAAAGGTTTCCATAAGAATCTTTACTTCAATCCGGGATATTATGGAGAAGGCGTCTGAAcatttaaaagaaagaaaaaaaaactttttttacgattttgtaCATCTTACATTCGAATTAGCaaattaaaacgtttttttatcTCTTTTGTATTTGAAgctcatttttttgtgtatgcgGACgtgtatgtgtatgtgtgaTGAAGACACAGCTGTGAACTTCgcattcaacaaaacaaaatccaacgCAACGAAATTAGATCAtcaaagcgaacaaatttgagTCAAGTTTTCTTTGTCCTTCTTTGTGATTAGCGATGATTCGAATAACTCGTTTGTTTGGTTTGCGATAACAATGTCTTTGAAGTGAGGAATGCCGTTTTTCACTAGCAATTGCAGAAATCGACTTTCGTTGCCTAATCTTATCATTTGTATAATGAACATTCTAAATGGGAATACCCCGCGacaattcaatattttagaaCGATTGTATTGACAACGTTTTACCAGAAATTACACTTAAGTGTTGATTAGCCACGAGCTATTTTGATTGTGCGCGCATAGCTTACAAAGAACGAAACTTTTTAACGATGACAATGCCGTTTTCACAAcgaattttgaagaatcatAATAGACTTTTACGTTTGTGTCTTCGACGATTGATTTAGCGCAATTTCCCTCACGAACGTACTGACTAAATTGACTAAAATCAATCGACCAAGATGTAATTCGTCATGCAAAAGGacaaaaattcgagaaataaTCATTTCCGGTCCCCAGAGAATGTGGTTTATATTTGTACTAACGAGAGCCCCACATGCATATCAGTTCTTCATAAGGGTGCGGTTGAAGGTATGTCAAGTTGTTGCATTACCCGAGatccgaaaaacattttcgagtcGAGAAGCCCTAACGGGGGTGGGCTTAGgtctttatttcattcatgaaCGTACCTCGAAAATGACGTCACTTTTGTACGAATAATGACGTCATTGTCCAAATAGGTTCATCTACCATAATTGAAAATAGGGACCCTGTGCTGTATATACTATCTCAGTCGACAGATATAGTAAAATCAGTACAAAAATCCCTTAAAGGGTatatgtgacgcaagtcctttatcatacttacaaaataactgatatagCTGAgggagggtgacgcattccgctcctgtacgcaaaagttttatcaacaaaatattgacccaaaacattttagaaagaaaatctaacaaaaaaaaagtttgcttcacaaagtgacagatgcgcagatgttgaggaaaccgCTGTtaggaaaattgttaaaataggtAAGAATACGTCCtgaaagaatggaattcaaacggaagaaagccgaagttaggaatcatctgtcattccAAATTTCGGTAACCAGTCTTCgaaaaataacccaaatccattgaaaactTCGATGGAATTCAGGAAGAGTCAGAACAATCATctgtcattccaaaatttaggaaccaaccttggaacatctcactcatgtcgaaaataacccaaatccataaaaaaaatccgatggaagttaggtagtgccagaggaatcatctgtcatcccaaaatttaggaaccaaccttgaaacacctcactcatgtcgaaaataacccagtTCCCAAGAtatccaacttttgaaaattgcattATTATTTTTGGTCCATTATTACCCGATAgacaaaatttcaggaaaatctatagaaacgtttagtgGCTGCTGGATGCTGGCTAACGTAGGCAATTTTAGTTATCTGAAAATACGAAATCAATATAGCTTGTTAAACTCGTGTGGGTGCCTAGATTCTAAATATCCAAGTTTTGTGGTCATTGGAGTCAAGAAAGGAAGCCACAAAGTTGTTGTTCCGCCgtctccaatttttttttaacgtttttgGTAGTGCACTGGCGTCACACCCTttaactaacgtgcgggcatgatatcCAAATTGATGAACGTGTTATGTAGTCCCAAATGACGAATGGAACAGCTCAAGTTTTCGAATTATCAATTTGTGATAATTCGACATTTCGAAGTGTTGACGACAGATtgtaataaaatcttttacttcatgctttgacatttttctatatatacAACGAGTGCTTTGATATATACCATATTAGCCGTCAGGGCtcatcttttatttttgtcgtgcAGTTACCATCAACTCACCTTGAGAACCGAAGACAACACAGCCGAATTCATACTCATTGAACCATTGAATCAACTTCTGTATTATCAAGCTGTGCTCTGCAGCTCTGTCACAATCTCCTTTTCAGATTTTGTTTTAGATACCACCTATGATCCCCTAAATTTTGTTACCTGTTTTATTATCCTCATGTGATTTTccggttttgaaaattttcaaacaaaacaaaagttgaCTGGATAAAACCAACCCTTTgcagatgttttttttatctgtcTAATATCTTCTTATATGTGACACTAATGAAGAATCAATATATTACTAGGAACTAAAAGGTTTGTTTTCACCACAGTGATcaaaaacaaatcttttttGTTCCGTGTGACAtttgttatttatgtaacaagaatcgtatgaaggtatattatcgcactagatgtcagatTGCCAACCCGAGGCCGAGTTTGGCAGGACATTGTGTGCGATAAATTATCGCCGATAATatacgattcgtgttgcatacaacgttttatgcaatgaagaaaatcgactAAATACTGAAGATTGTGACTTCAGTAACTCCAGTGCGATAAAACCACTTGAAAATCCTTTACGTATAAATATCATcactgaaatagttattttcctaacgaatgataaaatgcttttttagcgaatgagaggtttccagctcgagccggAGGTGAGTGCTGGAATCTAATTCGCTGAAAAAAGCCTCTTaacataagttaggaacaatgCTTTTCCTAAACAACGTTGGAAATAAGCGACGAATCGCGACTTCGATtttaacactagttaggaaaataacttttATGCTACAAGGACTGTAAAGGGTATTTTATTCTGTTGTCTCGGTGCAATTGAAATGTGGGCAATTCGCATGGAAATTGATAACATTTCAcaacaattacgtaagttaTGTTACTTGTTGATGCAATCTAAATGcgcatttacattgcctaaccTCAACACCTAAATAATattaaatcattgaatttgatAGTATCATGTCCCGTTTACACAGAAGCCATAACCGAAACCTATAATGTACGTACAAGTgctacagtttttttttaaactatgAACAGAGATATCCCAGTTACTTTCAATTATAATGCTGGGTCAGTAAAACTTCCgcttaaaaatttgtttgtttgtaatgGAGATAAGAGTTTCTCATCGTCCAAGCATCAGTTGATTTctgtaaacataacttgtgtttagaatattttttaccGAAGTGCATTGCTTTAGTCATCTCTGGAAGGTTCTCTAGTAACTGGGAaagcaaattgttttttttgtggactATTTAGCTTGTGTGTTTACtacgaaaaagaaatgtttttttttcttgattctAAGAAATTGTTTCAACATAAACATCCCATGTGTGTAAAAATAACCTTTTCTCGATCTTCAATTGAACAGTAGTAGAAGTTCATGCCTGTGTTTCAGTTCTTGAAATGTTATCGACGGGTATAAATGTTGTGGACAATTGATCTATTCGTACCTTCGGCAAAAGACAATTTACGATTTTTGTGTTGCCATTACATCTGAAAACTATTCATAAAACCGCGACCACAAAGTTCATCAACCATAATACATTCTTATCACTCATAAGTGTGAATTATGTTTCAACTAGTTACACATTCACAACTGGAACGCCATCAGAGATAAAATTGACGAATAATGATTTTAACTTTCAACTAAAGACTAGACCGGATAGTTGAGTGATTCAGTTGTTGATGAAAAATCCGGCGAACGTGATCATGTTGAGTAGAAAGGTTTTCCTCTTCATTTGGTTAAACATTGCAATTAATTTCACCGTCGGCTCAAAATTCGAACGAAAACTTTTACAAAGCATCGATAACGGTGGTGACATACGAGTGCATTTCGGCTATGGCAATAAAAGACTGATGAAACCAAATAGGGCTATGGGTCCCAATTCACTGGCTGATACGAGCGACAAGTCAAAAGTGGATATATTGAGTGGCATTTTTCGTAATAGTGTACAGCAGATACGATCtaagacgaaaaaaattgacgtAGTGTATGTATACGTAGGGTGTTGGAATAAGATTTAGTTTTAGACCCGTCAAGatcaaattttatataaagAAAACTACGGAAAAAGGAGAACGTCCTCATTACTTAATAAGACTTATGCAACGATTCAAACGAACACGAACGACTACAGTAGACGTCAGAAAAATTTAGGCTCGTATTTGCTTccgctgtttttcagct
This window contains:
- the LOC119067037 gene encoding caspase Dronc-like, with product MEKEHRRIILDNISELIKLTNYELLMRKCLDRKIMFPIMKSEIEKLQIGPETKHKMLFEKITHRGPKAFQGLVEICRGNFVEAAHLLQRKSSRIPLPSFDNNDDDDDDDGTISIRGKRREGEEKKDKRKGRDKQNDAQLSPVAKPPPNVDITDKSVSRADAERNVKLELFTGEVQPTKLAISVTKSKKYHTHKTLATYDMRSRHRGVFFLVNIINFHNKEPRNGASVDRDNLITLFRGMEFSIFYNEDITSGEFHILVDELISSPYLKQTDSLVFAVLTHGEFQKGKQFIEFTDGSLTTVQDILEKFNNINCKNMVGKPKIFLFPMCRGNVSDTGTGHRSAKSKKTETDTISISEQMNIGTYTDIKVCYATVPGFETHRDPDTGSWYVQTFCEVFAEYAHEFHLDDLLKMIGDRTSRIRTDKGELQTSSTEEKGFHKNLYFNPGYYGEGV